A stretch of Lactuca sativa cultivar Salinas chromosome 6, Lsat_Salinas_v11, whole genome shotgun sequence DNA encodes these proteins:
- the LOC111902048 gene encoding uncharacterized protein LOC111902048, with protein sequence MEGFLDLNSSPNHPFEYFRGSLKQTMLDHDIIFKKQVCGSLGKSLMKSDSKYTRCEAFPMKRTFTGNHSARFLIDNLFSQDDDDDDLNLSLSIGRSTNKRRNSWKNKIIIDLEEESSGIGSSEDVQPVFSLDQSSHKSTDHINQYPCHGMIDCLVNGVNLHKGSSELHDDVKQTKLMDFDLNEDQPDESYQSNEPSSDLTEEKERNISQVMEEKVKNDSDYATKKAAYSLVSISLQQISSNQDSESKSGSNEVENKKTSPRRSSSIDSYESLVLKLEGSCVDEDCVTSKAFELNEMGKSKNDKGINSIKLRRGRRMKDFQKDILPTLSSLSRHEIWEDIKILEGVIRSREYKRLQKAKTENGDNYVKNKRSKVNYAGQRSCLPKRK encoded by the exons ATGGAAGGTTTTCTTGATTTAAATTCTTCCCCAAATCACCCTTTTGAGTATTTCAGAGGATCTTTAAAACAGACAATGCTCGATCATGATATCATATTCAAGAAACAAGTATGTGGGTCCCTTGGAAAGTCGTTGATGAAGAGTGATTCAAAGTATACAAGATGTGAAGCTTTTCCCATGAAGAGAACATTCACAGGAAATCATTCG GCAAGATTCTTGATAGACAACTTGTTCtcacaagatgatgatgatgatgatttgaATCTTTCTTTGAGTATTGGGAGGAGTACCAATAAAAGAAGAAATTCTTGGAAGAACAAGATtataattgatcttgaagaagaatCATCAGGAATAGGATCAAGTGAGGATGTTCAACCTGTTTTTTCACTTGATCAATCGAGTCACAAGTCAACTGATCATATAAATCAATATCCATGCCATGGAATGATCGATTGTTTAGTGAATGGTGTCAATTTGCATAAAG GATCCAGCGAGTTGCATGATgatgtcaaacaaacaaaactaaTGGATTTCGATCTCAACGAAGATCAACCCGATGAATCTTATCAATCAAACGAACCCTCATCAGATCTCACGGAAGAAAAGGAGAGAAATATCTCACAAGTGATGGAAGAAAAAGTGAAAAACGACTCGGATTATGCAACAAAAAAAGCAGCCTACTCACTTGTTTCAATCTCATTGCAACAAATTTCAAGTAATCAAGATTCCGAAAGCAAATCAGGGTCAAACGAGGTtgaaaacaagaaaacaagcccaCGAAGATCTTCTTCTATTGATTCTTACGAGTCACTTGTGTTGAAGCTAGAAGGAAGCTGTGTAGATGAAGATTGTGTAACATCGAAGGCGTTTGAATTAAATGAAATGGGTAAAAGTAAAAACGACAAAGGAATAAACTCAATAAAGTTAAGAAGAGGAAGGAGAATGAAAGATTTTCAGAAAGATATACTTCCTACATTATCGTCACTTTCTCGACATGAAATCTGGGAAGATATTAAGATTTTGGAAGGTGTGATTAGGTCGAGAGAATATAAGCGTCTGCAAAAAGCTAAAACGGAAAATGGGGATAACTATGTGAAGAACAAACGATCAAAAGTCAACTATGCTGGTCAAAGGTCTTGTTTGCCCAAAAGGAAATAG